A section of the Telopea speciosissima isolate NSW1024214 ecotype Mountain lineage chromosome 3, Tspe_v1, whole genome shotgun sequence genome encodes:
- the LOC122656579 gene encoding short-chain dehydrogenase reductase 2a-like isoform X1, with protein sequence MSTPVMSELTHQGIHHLGWDNNHSFPRRLEGKVAIVTGGAGGIGEATVRLFTKHGAKVVIADVEDSLGTTLANSLSPSVTFVHCDVSIEEEIENLINSTISRYGRLDILFNNAGVLGNQSKHKSILNFDADEFDLIMRVNVKGVALGMKHAARVMVPRRTGCIISTASVAAVMGGLGPHAYTASKHAIVGLTKNAACELGRYGIRVNCISPFGVATSMLVNAWRIKGLDEEEEEDSMDIRVPCEEEVVKTEEFVRSLANLMGPTLRPKDIAEAALYLASDESKYVSGHNLVVDGGVTTSRNCVGL encoded by the exons ATGTCTACTCCAGTGATGTCTGAATTAACCCATCAAGGAATCCATCATCTGGGTTGGGATAACAACCATTCCTTCCCTAGAAG GTTGGAAGGAAAAGTTGCAATTGTCACCGGAGGTGCCGGAGGGATCGGAGAAGCCACCGTAAGGCTCTTCACTAAACATGGTGCCAAAGTAGTGATTGCTGATGTTGAAGATTCATTAGGAACTACACTTGCAAATTCATTATCACCATCAGTTACTTTTGTTCATTGTGATGTTAGcattgaagaagaaatcgaaaacTTAATCAATTCGACGATTTCGCGATACGGCCGTCTCGACATCCTTTTCAACAATGCCGGAGTTCTTGGTAACCAATCAAAACATAAAAGTATTCTTAATTTTGATGCTGATGAATTTGATCTTATAATGAGAGTGAATGTTAAAGGTGTTGCATTAGGCATGAAACATGCTGCAAGAGTAATGGTACCCAGAAGAACTGGTTGTATTATCTCCACCGCCAGTGTCGCCGCCGTCATGGGTGGTCTTGGTCCTCATGCTTATACAGCTTCAAAACATGCCATTGTAGGGTTAACAAAGAATGCAGCTTGTGAACTTGGAAGGTATGGAATTAGGGTTAATTGTATTTCCCCATTTGGGGTAGCTACCTCTATGCTTGTTAATGCATGGAGGATTAAAGGTTTagatgaggaggaagaagaggattcTATGGACATTAGGGTTCCTTGTGAGGAAGAAGTGGTGAAGACAGAAGAGTTTGTGAGAAGCTTGGCTAACCTTATGGGTCCAACCTTAAGACCTAAAGATATAGCTGAAGCTGCTCTTTATCTTGCAAGTGATGAATCCAAGTATGTAAGTGGACACAACCTTGTTGTAGATGGTGGGGTTACTACCTCAAGAAATTGTGTAGGCTTATGA
- the LOC122656579 gene encoding short-chain dehydrogenase reductase 2a-like isoform X2: MISSVSQLEGKVAIVTGGAGGIGEATVRLFTKHGAKVVIADVEDSLGTTLANSLSPSVTFVHCDVSIEEEIENLINSTISRYGRLDILFNNAGVLGNQSKHKSILNFDADEFDLIMRVNVKGVALGMKHAARVMVPRRTGCIISTASVAAVMGGLGPHAYTASKHAIVGLTKNAACELGRYGIRVNCISPFGVATSMLVNAWRIKGLDEEEEEDSMDIRVPCEEEVVKTEEFVRSLANLMGPTLRPKDIAEAALYLASDESKYVSGHNLVVDGGVTTSRNCVGL; encoded by the exons ATGATAAGTAGTGTTTCTCA GTTGGAAGGAAAAGTTGCAATTGTCACCGGAGGTGCCGGAGGGATCGGAGAAGCCACCGTAAGGCTCTTCACTAAACATGGTGCCAAAGTAGTGATTGCTGATGTTGAAGATTCATTAGGAACTACACTTGCAAATTCATTATCACCATCAGTTACTTTTGTTCATTGTGATGTTAGcattgaagaagaaatcgaaaacTTAATCAATTCGACGATTTCGCGATACGGCCGTCTCGACATCCTTTTCAACAATGCCGGAGTTCTTGGTAACCAATCAAAACATAAAAGTATTCTTAATTTTGATGCTGATGAATTTGATCTTATAATGAGAGTGAATGTTAAAGGTGTTGCATTAGGCATGAAACATGCTGCAAGAGTAATGGTACCCAGAAGAACTGGTTGTATTATCTCCACCGCCAGTGTCGCCGCCGTCATGGGTGGTCTTGGTCCTCATGCTTATACAGCTTCAAAACATGCCATTGTAGGGTTAACAAAGAATGCAGCTTGTGAACTTGGAAGGTATGGAATTAGGGTTAATTGTATTTCCCCATTTGGGGTAGCTACCTCTATGCTTGTTAATGCATGGAGGATTAAAGGTTTagatgaggaggaagaagaggattcTATGGACATTAGGGTTCCTTGTGAGGAAGAAGTGGTGAAGACAGAAGAGTTTGTGAGAAGCTTGGCTAACCTTATGGGTCCAACCTTAAGACCTAAAGATATAGCTGAAGCTGCTCTTTATCTTGCAAGTGATGAATCCAAGTATGTAAGTGGACACAACCTTGTTGTAGATGGTGGGGTTACTACCTCAAGAAATTGTGTAGGCTTATGA